CGACCAAATCGAATCGTATCGAATCCATCGCGGGCAGCGCGCACCGATTGCCGGCGATGGCGAGCCTCACCCTGCCGCCGGCGCCCCCCAACCCACGCCAGGACGCCATCGACCTCCACAAGGCCTTCAAAGGTCCGCCACGCCACTACTTCCCCCCCTCGGGTTCTCGCCCAAATTTCCGTCTGCACCACAATTCGTCGGGTCCGCCGCGCGGCGTTGTTGTTCGATTTTCGTTTTCGGTCAGATATTGTGGCTGAATGAACACGAGACTTATGCTATGGCTATGGGGGCCGAAACCATCGTTGCTATTCTGTTGCCTGGCGGTTACCTTGACTTTCCGCGCATGCGAGTTCGGGGATGTGTCCAGGAGCTGGACGAAGCTAGAATTCCCTATTCCAGGGGGCTGGCCGGACTCGGTTCAGATGGCAGATGGGGAGGTGGTCGAGGAGGGTTCTTGTTATTAGAGGCTTATATAGGCCATTGGATATTTCCTCGAGGGAAATTGACTGTGTTGCTAGGTCAAATTTTGTAGCGATTGATCTGGATGCAGTGATAGCAATTCCGGTGATTAAGACAGTTTTTGTTTTATCTGACTACAATTTGGGGTAAGTGGGTAGTGGATTGATACAAGGGAAGTCACGTGTGGGTTCGAGCCTTGAATAGTTTGTTCTTGGAGTCAAGTAGCACAAATTCTGGCAATATATTCCACATGTCTACTAGATAATTAAATTAGTGTACAGTGGCCGAGAGAAATGCATAACTATAGGGTTCATATATAAGAATTTGTTTTTAAGGTGGCTGAGAGAAATGCATAATAACTATAAGATTCACATATATAAAATTTTGTTTTTAAGGAAAGTATGGTGTCGTTTTGTATGCTCCAATTGTGATTAAAGAATTTTGTAGCTAGCTGGTATGCAAGTTGATGTGTTTGCTAATTATTTTATTGTTTTGTTCATTTCTATTTTGTTATGCATTTCCTTCCCATAAACATTCCAATTTCCTCACAATATCTTAAGAGTGTTGTGCACCAACTGCCGAAACAAAAGGCCAAAAATCAGGCCAACTGCTTCTAGCTTTCCAGAAACTCATTTGTTACTGACATATGTAATCCATCTGCTCTTTCTATTTAGTGTTTCTGACTTTCCATGGCTTAGAGATGTGACTTTCCAGGAACTTATTTGTTACTGGCCATTACCTGTAactttatataactaaaatgttGTAATTCGATATGTGTTACTTGGGATGGTCCGTAACTATTAATTCAAGGTGTTTCTTTTGTCTTTTTATCACAACCGGATTTTTGATCTGTTATTTTTTCAACAAAATTGAAAATTGTTGTTTACAGCGAGTTTGGTTTGATGTGCTTGAATGATGACAGCTGCTGTCTGCAAGTGAGCATAAATAGTCAAACTTAGACATGGAACTGAATTCCAGTAATTGAGGGTTGTGTATACTTCGATGCTTTTACTTAAATATCAAAGCTTTTTTTCATTACTGATTTGCAGGAGGTGGTCACTAAACATGCTGACTTTCTTTATATTGTGCCTTGGTTTATGGTTGTCCAGGGTTTGGCTGTGACAGTACAGTAGTGACAAACATACTTACTCATCGCGATTCAGTGCAACGTGGACTCATTCAACAGGAATACAGGGCTATGTATCATGAGGAACTCTTTCATCGTATTTCATCTGAACTCAGTGGAAACCACAAGGCATGAAAAGTTCTCGAAGAATTGTTCTCTTTATTAAATAATCAAATCATTAATCTAGCTGTACCAATATGCTTCATCAACTGTACCATATATTCACCGATGAAAACTGATGATTAGAATCAATTAGCTAAAAATGTGAATATGTGTTGCTTCATGTATGTGTTTACATTTAATTTATCAAAATCGGTGTGTTAAATATGTTAACTTCGTTTCATGTGGCTCCAGAAAGCTATGTCACTGTGGATTCTTGATCCTGCTGGACGTGATGCAACTGTTTTGAGAGAAGCTCTAAGTGGTGAAACTATGGATCTGAGAGCAGCCACTGAGATTATATGTTCCAGGACACCATCACAGTTGCAAATAATGAAACAGACTTATTATGCTAGATTCGGTACATATCTTGAGCATGACATTGGTCACCACACATCTGGCGATCACCAGAAGGTGAATATTTGGCTATAATTTCTTTGGAACAACTTCCATTTGCTGCTAAATGACTGCATAATCTGCCATTGTGAGTCTAATGTCTGAGATATTCTCACATCTAATGTCTGTGTTGTATAAGACTGATGGAATGGCCATTCTTCATTGACATATTGCAATTACTGATGTGAACTTGCTTCAATTGCTTTTCTGTAGTCATTTATGCTTTTACCTAATGCACAAAGAGATCTGTAGCATGAACTTCATGTGCTGTATGCCAATCAGTACTTTTTATAAGTTAGTAGTTAATATCTGTTCAAATTTAAATTGCACTTTTTTTTTCTGCCAGAAGTAATTAACGATATAATGTATATTTCAGCTTTTACTCGCCTATGTGGGGATTCCACGCTATGAAGGTCCTGAGGTTGATCCTACCATTGTGACACATGATGCAAAGGATTTGTACAAAGCTGGTGAGAAAAGGCTGGGTACGGATGAGAAGACCTTTATCCGTGTTTTCACTGAACGCAGTTGGGCACACTTGGCATCTGTTTCTTCTGCTTACCATCATATGTATGACCGGAAATTGGAGAAGGTAACACTTCTGTTTAGTACACTTCTGGAATAAGCATTTTTTTTTATTCTCTGGAATTTTTCAGTGTCCTTTATATATGATGACAGGTTATCAAGAGCGAAACATCTGGAAACTTTGAATTTGCACTTTTGACTATCCTCAGATGTGCGGAAAACCCAGCAAAGTATTTTGCTAAGGTACTGCACCCATGCTGTTTTCAGTAAAGAAATATTGTAGCTTTTAAAACTCTGTAAAATCACTGATTGATTTAAAGTCAAGTTATGTTTTGCTGATAGATTTAGCCATAGCCAACAACTGTTCTTCTTTCTTATGAAATTTTAATTTAACATTTAGTGAAGCAAAGATCACTTGTTGATACGACACTGATATAAAATTTGCTGTACCATCTACAGTTGATCTTTGTATATTTTATTTCTTATTTTAATTATATGTAAACTTGCTACCATTCCAAAGTAGTATTTTCTGCTAATGCTGCAAAATGAACATGTTGTGGATCGCTCTTGTATCTTCTGTGCCCATGATTGCTCTTGTATCTTCGGTGCCCATGACTCCCCTCCTAGACTGTCCTAGCTGCCTTTTTCATTTGGCTTACCCTAGTATCTTAA
Above is a genomic segment from Miscanthus floridulus cultivar M001 chromosome 3, ASM1932011v1, whole genome shotgun sequence containing:
- the LOC136546173 gene encoding annexin D5 translates to MASLTLPPAPPNPRQDAIDLHKAFKGFGCDSTVVTNILTHRDSVQRGLIQQEYRAMYHEELFHRISSELSGNHKKAMSLWILDPAGRDATVLREALSGETMDLRAATEIICSRTPSQLQIMKQTYYARFGTYLEHDIGHHTSGDHQKLLLAYVGIPRYEGPEVDPTIVTHDAKDLYKAGEKRLGTDEKTFIRVFTERSWAHLASVSSAYHHMYDRKLEKVIKSETSGNFEFALLTILRCAENPAKYFAKLLRKAMKGLGTDDKTLIRVVVTRTEIDMQYIKAEYFKKYKKPLAEAINSETSGNYRTFLLSLVGHGH